A stretch of the Pseudomonas sp. ACM7 genome encodes the following:
- a CDS encoding DeoR/GlpR family DNA-binding transcription regulator, which yields MPTQKDIAAESGAPMIPEQRRELMLRQLRKHQVLSVHQLMEMFDCSHMTIRRDIALLEQEGRAYSVTGGVRIASQLHSEPSHQLKAVVELPQKQSMAKLAARLLHADMTIYLDAGTSTLEIVPYIKALSGMTVVTNDFGIVQALIEAPHVTVIHTGGQLDHSNQSCVGGLAVATLRQVVTDIAFISTSSWDLRRGLTTPSALKVEVKQAAMQSASQVVLVASSSKYGTFSMYKIAGLEQFDIILSDDALTPAAADGIRKQGVELLLPSD from the coding sequence ATGCCTACTCAAAAGGACATCGCCGCCGAAAGCGGCGCACCGATGATTCCTGAACAGCGCCGTGAATTGATGCTGCGACAGTTGCGCAAGCATCAGGTGCTGAGTGTTCATCAGTTGATGGAAATGTTCGACTGTTCGCACATGACCATACGTCGCGATATCGCGTTGCTGGAGCAGGAAGGTCGTGCTTACTCGGTAACGGGTGGGGTGCGGATCGCCAGCCAGCTCCATAGTGAGCCCAGCCACCAGCTCAAGGCGGTGGTCGAGTTGCCACAGAAGCAATCCATGGCCAAGCTCGCCGCCCGGCTACTGCATGCCGATATGACGATCTACCTGGATGCGGGAACCAGCACACTGGAAATCGTCCCCTACATCAAGGCGCTGTCCGGCATGACCGTGGTGACTAACGACTTCGGCATTGTCCAGGCGCTGATCGAAGCCCCCCATGTCACGGTGATTCATACCGGCGGGCAGCTGGATCACTCCAATCAATCGTGCGTCGGCGGCCTGGCGGTTGCCACCCTGCGCCAGGTCGTCACCGACATCGCGTTCATATCGACCAGCTCATGGGATTTGCGTCGCGGCCTCACCACGCCTTCGGCCCTGAAGGTGGAGGTGAAACAAGCCGCGATGCAATCGGCCTCGCAAGTGGTGCTGGTGGCCAGCAGTTCGAAATACGGCACATTCAGCATGTACAAGATTGCCGGGCTAGAGCAGTTCGACATTATCCTCAGCGACGACGCGTTGACCCCGGCCGCGGCCGATGGCATTCGCAAGCAAGGTGTCGAACTGTTGTTGCCGTCTGACTGA
- the otnI gene encoding 2-oxo-tetronate isomerase: MPRFAANLSMLYPEHAFLDRFAAAAADGFEAVEYLFPYDYSAEELQQRLSDNGLVQALFNAPPGDWAAGERGTVSLPGRESEFRSGFDRALEYAGVLGNSRIHVMAGLLPSESDRPRHHGVYLENLAYATARAAKVGITVLLEPINTRDMPGFFLNRQDQAQAICKEVGASNLKVQFDCYHCQIVEGDLATKLRRDFDGIGHIQIAGVPDRHEPDLGEVNYPYLFELIDQLGYDGWVGCEYRPRGNTSAGLQWLRDWKAR; this comes from the coding sequence ATGCCTCGTTTTGCTGCCAACCTCAGCATGCTCTACCCGGAACATGCGTTTCTGGATCGCTTCGCCGCCGCGGCTGCCGATGGTTTCGAAGCGGTGGAGTATCTGTTTCCCTACGACTACAGCGCTGAAGAGCTCCAGCAACGCTTGAGCGATAACGGCCTGGTGCAGGCGCTGTTCAACGCGCCGCCCGGTGATTGGGCGGCGGGTGAGCGGGGCACGGTGTCGTTACCGGGTCGTGAGAGTGAATTTCGTAGTGGTTTTGATCGCGCCCTGGAGTACGCCGGCGTGTTGGGCAATTCACGTATCCATGTGATGGCTGGGCTGTTGCCGTCGGAAAGCGATCGCCCACGGCATCACGGCGTGTACCTGGAGAACCTCGCTTATGCCACCGCCCGGGCGGCCAAGGTCGGTATCACGGTGCTGCTGGAACCGATCAATACGCGGGACATGCCGGGCTTTTTCCTCAACCGGCAGGACCAGGCCCAGGCCATCTGCAAGGAAGTAGGCGCCAGTAACCTGAAGGTTCAGTTCGACTGTTATCACTGCCAAATCGTCGAGGGCGACCTGGCCACCAAACTGCGTCGGGACTTCGACGGTATCGGCCATATCCAGATCGCCGGCGTGCCAGACCGGCATGAGCCGGACCTGGGAGAAGTCAACTATCCCTATCTGTTCGAGTTGATCGACCAGTTGGGTTATGACGGCTGGGTAGGGTGCGAATATCGGCCGCGTGGCAATACTTCGGCCGGCTTGCAATGGCTACGGGACTGGAAGGCGCGCTAA
- a CDS encoding SLC13 family permease, producing the protein MSPLVLMITAGVGIALLLFLVLKYKFQPFVALMLVSILVALVAGVKPADLVATIEGGMGKTLGHIAIIIALGAMIGRIIELSGGAEALAKTLIARFGNRRTPLALTIAGFMVGVPVFFEVGVIILMPLAYGIARSARKPLLVFALPMCAALLTVHAFLPPHPGAVAAASQLGADLGRVLMFGLPLTAFLCYVGYRVAGRMTRRVYPMTDDIRAEVYGPHVTNEDLAAWSNGNDKSTERAAVAVSHMGLEESTSSIVSKLPPAPPPGFGLIVSLILLPIILILLGTLSTSLLPAESTLRGIMTVLGAPLVALLIDTLLCAWLLGSRRGWSRTQVSDVIGSALPGVAMVILIAGAGGVFGKVLVDTGIGAVVSDMLRTTGLPVLALGFLLTLLLRAVQGSTTVALVTTAGIISPLIATLNLTPNHMALLCLAMGGGGLAMSHINDAGYWIFTKLSGLNVADGLRTWTVLTTLLGTLGFCITLLIWPFV; encoded by the coding sequence ATGAGCCCGTTAGTCCTGATGATTACCGCAGGGGTGGGCATCGCGCTGTTGTTGTTCCTGGTGCTCAAGTACAAGTTCCAACCCTTCGTAGCGTTGATGCTGGTGAGCATTCTGGTGGCGCTGGTGGCCGGGGTGAAACCGGCCGATCTGGTGGCGACCATCGAAGGCGGCATGGGCAAGACCCTGGGCCATATCGCGATCATCATTGCCTTGGGCGCGATGATCGGGCGGATCATCGAACTCTCCGGCGGTGCCGAGGCGCTGGCCAAGACCCTGATTGCTCGTTTCGGCAACCGGCGCACACCGCTGGCGCTGACGATTGCCGGTTTCATGGTCGGGGTGCCGGTGTTCTTCGAGGTCGGCGTGATCATCCTGATGCCGCTGGCCTATGGCATTGCGCGCAGTGCGCGTAAGCCGCTGTTGGTCTTCGCACTGCCGATGTGCGCGGCCTTGTTGACCGTACACGCCTTTCTGCCGCCACACCCGGGCGCCGTGGCCGCTGCCAGTCAATTGGGCGCGGACCTGGGCCGTGTGCTGATGTTCGGTCTGCCGCTAACCGCGTTCCTTTGCTATGTCGGCTACCGCGTGGCCGGGCGCATGACCCGTCGGGTGTACCCGATGACCGACGATATTCGTGCCGAGGTCTATGGCCCGCATGTCACCAACGAGGATCTGGCCGCCTGGTCCAATGGCAACGACAAGAGCACTGAGCGAGCGGCTGTGGCCGTGTCGCACATGGGCCTGGAAGAGTCCACCAGCAGCATCGTTTCCAAGTTGCCGCCGGCACCCCCACCAGGGTTTGGTTTGATCGTCAGCCTGATCCTGCTGCCCATCATTCTGATTCTGCTGGGAACGCTGTCCACCTCGTTGCTGCCTGCCGAATCGACCCTGCGCGGCATCATGACCGTGCTCGGCGCGCCGCTGGTGGCGCTGCTGATCGACACCTTGCTGTGTGCCTGGTTGCTGGGTTCGCGTCGGGGCTGGAGCCGGACTCAGGTGTCTGATGTGATCGGCTCGGCCTTGCCCGGTGTGGCCATGGTGATCCTGATTGCCGGTGCCGGCGGGGTGTTTGGCAAGGTGCTGGTGGATACCGGAATCGGCGCCGTGGTCTCCGATATGCTGCGCACCACCGGTCTGCCGGTGCTGGCGCTGGGCTTTCTGCTGACCCTGCTGTTGCGCGCGGTGCAGGGCTCGACGACGGTGGCGCTGGTGACCACTGCCGGCATCATCAGCCCGCTGATTGCGACCCTCAATCTCACCCCGAACCACATGGCCCTGCTGTGCCTGGCCATGGGCGGTGGCGGGTTGGCCATGTCCCATATCAATGACGCCGGTTACTGGATCTTCACCAAGCTGTCCGGGCTGAACGTGGCCGACGGCTTGCGCACCTGGACGGTGTTGACCACTTTGCTCGGCACCTTGGGTTTCTGTATTACCCTGCTGATCTGGCCATTTGTCTAA
- a CDS encoding aldolase produces the protein MSNENALREEICEVGRSLYQRGYTVGSAGNISARLDDGWLITPTDVCLGRLDPATIAKVNLAGEWVSGDRPSKTLALHRQVYDRNPSVGGVVHTHSTHLVALTLAGVWQADDILPPLTPYQVMKVGHIPLIGYQRPGSPKVAEQVAQLANSVRGVMLERLGPVVWESSVSRANYALEELEETARLWLMSDPKPEPLDQAALDELRETFGATW, from the coding sequence GTGAGTAACGAAAACGCCCTGCGCGAAGAAATCTGCGAGGTTGGCCGCAGCCTTTACCAGCGCGGTTATACCGTCGGCAGCGCCGGCAATATCAGCGCGCGCCTGGATGACGGTTGGTTGATCACGCCGACCGATGTCTGCCTCGGGCGTCTCGACCCGGCGACCATCGCCAAGGTCAATCTGGCTGGCGAATGGGTGTCCGGTGACAGGCCTTCAAAGACCCTGGCGCTGCACCGCCAGGTGTACGACCGCAACCCGAGTGTCGGCGGCGTGGTGCATACCCATTCCACCCATCTGGTGGCGTTGACGCTGGCCGGTGTCTGGCAGGCAGACGACATCCTGCCGCCGCTGACGCCGTATCAGGTCATGAAAGTCGGACATATCCCGTTGATTGGCTACCAGCGACCCGGTTCGCCGAAGGTTGCCGAGCAAGTCGCGCAGCTGGCCAATAGTGTTCGTGGCGTGATGCTCGAACGGCTTGGCCCGGTGGTCTGGGAGAGTTCGGTGTCCAGGGCCAATTACGCCCTGGAGGAGCTTGAGGAAACTGCACGGCTCTGGCTGATGAGCGATCCCAAACCGGAACCTCTCGACCAGGCGGCTTTGGACGAGTTGCGAGAGACCTTCGGCGCGACCTGGTAA
- the otnK gene encoding 3-oxo-tetronate kinase produces MTTSTARPLLGCIADDFTGATDLANMLVRGGMRTVQSIGIPSADVAAGLDADAIVIALKSRTIPVAEAVEQSLAALAWLREQGCEQIFFKYCSTFESTAAGNIGQVSEALLAALGSDFTLACPAFPENGRTIFRGHLFVQDQLLSESGMQHHPLTPMTDANLVRVLQSQTGLNVGLLRYDTIARGAEQVRARIAELRVQGVGMAIADALSDSDLYTLGTACADLPLLTGGSGLALGLPENFRRAGKLRDLDASKLPAVFGGEVVLAGSASIATNGQVAAWLEAGRPALRIDPLALAAGEPVVAQALTFARDNEQTVLIYATSSPDEVKSVQQQLGVEQAGSLVENAFGEIAQGLRQSGVRRFVIAGGETSGAVVQALGVQLLQIGAQIDPGVPATVSNTDEPLALALKSGNFGGRDFFSKALSQLAGGAQ; encoded by the coding sequence ATGACTACCTCCACCGCACGCCCGCTGCTGGGCTGCATCGCCGACGATTTCACCGGTGCCACGGACCTTGCCAACATGCTGGTGCGCGGCGGAATGCGTACCGTGCAAAGCATCGGAATCCCGAGCGCAGACGTTGCTGCCGGGCTTGACGCCGATGCGATCGTCATTGCCCTGAAGTCGCGCACCATTCCTGTCGCCGAAGCGGTCGAACAGTCCCTCGCAGCGCTGGCCTGGCTGCGCGAACAAGGCTGCGAGCAGATCTTCTTCAAATACTGCTCGACGTTCGAGTCCACCGCGGCCGGCAATATCGGCCAGGTCAGCGAAGCGCTGCTGGCCGCACTGGGTAGCGACTTCACCCTGGCCTGTCCGGCGTTCCCGGAGAATGGCCGGACAATCTTTCGCGGCCACTTGTTTGTGCAGGATCAACTGCTCAGCGAGTCGGGCATGCAGCATCACCCGCTGACGCCGATGACCGATGCCAACCTGGTTCGGGTCCTGCAATCGCAGACTGGCCTGAATGTCGGCCTGTTGCGTTACGACACCATTGCCCGCGGCGCTGAGCAGGTGCGTGCGCGAATCGCAGAGCTGAGGGTTCAAGGTGTCGGCATGGCCATCGCTGATGCCTTGTCGGACAGCGATCTGTACACCCTCGGCACCGCCTGCGCCGATCTGCCGTTGTTGACGGGTGGTTCGGGGCTGGCGCTGGGGTTGCCGGAAAATTTCCGTCGCGCTGGCAAGCTGCGCGACCTCGATGCCTCAAAGCTCCCGGCGGTGTTCGGCGGGGAAGTGGTGTTGGCCGGCAGTGCTTCGATCGCGACCAATGGACAAGTGGCGGCCTGGCTCGAAGCCGGGCGGCCGGCCTTGCGGATTGATCCGTTGGCCTTGGCCGCGGGTGAACCGGTGGTGGCGCAAGCCTTGACCTTCGCCCGTGATAACGAACAAACCGTATTGATCTACGCCACCAGCTCACCGGATGAGGTCAAGTCGGTGCAACAGCAACTGGGTGTCGAGCAGGCTGGCAGTCTGGTAGAAAACGCCTTTGGCGAAATTGCCCAAGGTCTGCGCCAGAGCGGCGTGCGCCGCTTCGTGATCGCCGGCGGAGAAACCTCGGGCGCTGTGGTTCAGGCGTTGGGCGTACAGCTGCTGCAGATCGGCGCGCAGATCGATCCGGGTGTGCCGGCGACCGTCAGCAATACTGACGAACCTTTGGCGCTGGCACTCAAATCGGGCAACTTCGGTGGCCGCGACTTCTTCAGCAAAGCCTTGAGCCAACTCGCGGGAGGTGCTCAGTGA
- the ltnD gene encoding L-threonate dehydrogenase → MNNKNVGVVGLGAMGLGIARSLLRSGFNVHACDVRAAVTEQFSGEGGVACSSPSHMAAECDVIVTVVVNAEQTETVLFGEGGAVAALRPGSLVIGCATVAPTYAVDLGQRLAALGLLYLDAPISGGAAKAAAGEMTMMTSGPADAYTKAESILGGMAGKVYRLGDVHGLGSKVKIINQLLAGVHIAASAEAMALGLREGVDADALYEVITHSAGNSWMFENRVPHILKADYTPLSAVDIFVKDLGLVLDTARASKFPLPLSATAHQMFMQASSAGFGREDDSAVIKIFPGIELPTAKPQSV, encoded by the coding sequence ATGAATAACAAGAATGTCGGTGTTGTCGGTCTGGGCGCGATGGGCCTGGGCATCGCCCGCTCATTGTTGCGCAGCGGTTTCAATGTGCATGCCTGTGATGTGCGGGCTGCGGTGACTGAACAATTTTCCGGGGAGGGCGGCGTGGCTTGCTCTTCGCCGTCGCACATGGCCGCTGAGTGCGACGTGATAGTGACCGTGGTGGTCAACGCCGAGCAGACCGAAACCGTACTGTTTGGTGAGGGTGGTGCCGTGGCCGCACTGCGGCCGGGCAGTCTGGTGATCGGCTGCGCCACCGTAGCCCCGACTTACGCGGTGGATCTGGGCCAGCGCCTGGCCGCGTTGGGCCTGCTGTATCTGGATGCACCGATTTCCGGTGGCGCCGCCAAGGCGGCCGCTGGCGAGATGACCATGATGACTTCGGGGCCGGCCGACGCCTATACCAAGGCTGAGTCAATCCTGGGGGGCATGGCCGGCAAGGTTTATCGCCTGGGTGACGTTCATGGCCTGGGGTCGAAGGTCAAAATCATCAATCAGCTGCTCGCCGGGGTGCATATTGCCGCCTCTGCCGAAGCCATGGCGCTGGGCCTGCGCGAAGGGGTCGATGCCGATGCGCTGTATGAGGTGATCACCCATAGCGCCGGTAATTCCTGGATGTTCGAAAACCGCGTACCGCACATTCTCAAGGCCGACTACACACCGTTGTCTGCGGTGGATATTTTCGTCAAGGACCTGGGCCTGGTACTGGATACCGCCCGGGCCAGCAAATTCCCGCTGCCGCTGTCGGCCACCGCTCACCAGATGTTCATGCAGGCGTCCAGTGCCGGCTTCGGCCGTGAGGACGACTCGGCGGTGATCAAGATTTTCCCGGGCATCGAATTGCCGACTGCCAAGCCCCAGTCCGTTTGA
- a CDS encoding MliC family protein, whose translation MKTVTTLFTCLLAASVCAATSTCANAASFKTSFDCATARASVEKLICRDPQLAQMDIELTRLYRLALTDERSEPRPDKVLIDQQFWIDSRNQCASTPEPKACTIRSYAERAHQLRQGSAIVRTKDPDSLTEGPLAFRCTGFSSLIAATFFNTQPGVVYLKWANTSITLSQVPSDSGTQYTGKDSQGSYRFWQDGNGVIFQKPGSGAMSCTAEPVS comes from the coding sequence ATGAAAACGGTCACGACCCTTTTCACCTGTCTGCTCGCTGCCAGCGTTTGCGCGGCGACGAGCACCTGCGCAAATGCTGCGTCGTTCAAGACCAGCTTCGACTGCGCCACGGCAAGGGCATCCGTCGAAAAGCTGATCTGTCGCGATCCGCAACTGGCGCAGATGGATATCGAACTGACGCGACTTTATCGCCTGGCGCTCACGGATGAACGTTCAGAACCGCGGCCAGACAAAGTCTTGATCGACCAGCAGTTCTGGATCGACTCCCGTAATCAGTGTGCGTCCACGCCTGAGCCCAAGGCGTGCACGATTCGAAGTTATGCCGAGCGCGCGCACCAGCTACGCCAGGGCTCGGCCATTGTGAGAACCAAGGATCCAGACAGTCTCACCGAAGGCCCCTTGGCTTTTCGTTGTACAGGATTTAGCTCACTGATTGCCGCCACCTTCTTCAACACGCAGCCAGGTGTCGTGTACCTGAAATGGGCGAACACCTCGATCACCCTGAGCCAGGTGCCGAGTGATTCGGGAACCCAATACACTGGCAAGGATTCCCAGGGGAGCTACCGCTTCTGGCAAGACGGCAACGGGGTGATTTTCCAGAAGCCAGGCTCAGGGGCAATGAGTTGTACGGCCGAGCCGGTCAGCTGA
- a CDS encoding patatin-like phospholipase family protein, protein MKTFLLGPSASTLNMLRQACLQRRDAVPPTLTEKALIPDIPDARYWLDQDLTPFIRDVSQANLREAEALASAGMPSDTLPLASMLAVSGGGDAGTFAGGIIAGWTLHGSRPVFKVVTGISAGALVAPFAYLGPQYDGVILGICNAVGPKDIFHARNVLTRLASDGMAHSKPLSRLIAQHVTAEVLAAIASEYAKGRLLMIGTTDLDSGRPVTWNMGAIASSQAPGALDLFRNIMIASMSIPGAVSPVMIDVEVDGHQFQEMHVDGGVLTQVFLYPPGTVMALNRVSGARLRDERHFYVIRNGKLELQWSGTKRRTLSIGGRAISALIQTQGISDLDRIYRIAQQDGADFNLAYIGSDFDISRNHRFDGEYMKRLFDYAFQLSAKGYPWHKSPST, encoded by the coding sequence TTGAAAACATTCCTGCTCGGGCCTAGCGCCTCAACGCTGAACATGTTGCGTCAAGCGTGCCTGCAACGCCGAGATGCGGTGCCGCCAACGTTAACCGAAAAAGCGCTCATCCCTGACATTCCAGATGCTCGCTACTGGCTGGACCAGGATCTGACCCCGTTCATTCGGGATGTGAGTCAAGCCAACCTTCGAGAGGCTGAGGCGCTCGCCAGCGCAGGGATGCCCAGTGACACCCTGCCGCTGGCAAGCATGTTGGCCGTTTCGGGCGGCGGCGACGCAGGCACATTCGCGGGGGGCATCATTGCGGGATGGACCCTGCATGGGTCTCGTCCCGTGTTCAAAGTCGTCACCGGCATTAGCGCTGGCGCCCTGGTCGCCCCGTTTGCCTACCTGGGGCCCCAGTACGACGGTGTCATTCTGGGTATCTGCAATGCAGTCGGTCCAAAAGACATTTTCCATGCGCGCAATGTGCTGACCCGTCTTGCCAGCGATGGTATGGCGCACAGCAAGCCACTGTCGCGGCTGATTGCACAGCACGTCACTGCCGAGGTTCTTGCGGCGATCGCGTCGGAATACGCCAAAGGACGACTGCTGATGATCGGCACCACCGACCTTGATTCAGGACGCCCGGTCACCTGGAACATGGGCGCTATTGCCTCCAGCCAGGCACCGGGCGCGCTAGACCTGTTTCGCAACATCATGATCGCGTCGATGAGTATTCCCGGCGCCGTCTCACCCGTCATGATCGATGTGGAGGTTGACGGCCATCAGTTTCAGGAGATGCACGTGGACGGAGGCGTCTTGACTCAGGTGTTCCTTTACCCACCCGGCACCGTGATGGCGCTGAACCGCGTGTCCGGGGCGCGTTTGCGTGATGAACGGCACTTCTATGTCATTCGCAACGGCAAACTGGAGTTGCAGTGGTCCGGAACCAAGCGCCGCACCTTGAGCATCGGCGGTCGCGCCATCAGCGCATTGATCCAGACTCAGGGGATCAGCGATCTGGATCGGATTTACCGAATTGCACAGCAGGATGGGGCGGACTTCAATCTGGCGTACATCGGCTCCGATTTTGATATTTCTCGCAATCATAGATTTGATGGCGAGTACATGAAGCGCTTGTTCGATTACGCCTTTCAACTCAGCGCGAAAGGGTATCCGTGGCATAAATCGCCGAGTACGTGA
- a CDS encoding AI-2E family transporter: protein MVPTSSSEKAFTRSLLDVLIRAGLIAVLVLFCFEIFSPFRDLMLWSLILAITLYPLQVRLKGPLGQKDGRIAALIVLIAIVVLMVPIYLLVTSIADSVAHAMTTVRDGNFHIPPPADSVADWPLVGKSVSALWLQASTDLPDLAAKYLPQIKHFSLSFLGKLAGVGMGFLTFVFALIIAGIFMAYGESGRRSAVQIASRVSDPAKGPKIAELCTATIRAVALGVVGIAFIQMLLVGIGFVIKGVPGAGLLALAVLLLGIMQLPATLITLPVIAFVFATEGASTATIVFAIYVFVAGLVDNVLKPLLLGRGVDVPMPVVLIGALGGMVTSGILGLFIGPVVLAVGYQLFWQWVEDQPQNRPDVPRTL from the coding sequence ATGGTGCCCACCTCCAGCTCCGAGAAGGCGTTCACACGCAGTCTGCTCGATGTTTTGATCCGTGCCGGGCTGATTGCCGTACTGGTGCTGTTCTGCTTTGAGATCTTCAGCCCGTTCCGCGACCTCATGCTGTGGTCGCTGATCCTGGCGATCACCCTTTATCCACTGCAAGTGCGGCTCAAAGGGCCGTTGGGTCAGAAAGACGGCCGCATTGCGGCGCTGATTGTGCTGATCGCTATCGTTGTGCTCATGGTGCCGATCTATCTGTTGGTCACCTCGATTGCCGATTCGGTCGCGCATGCCATGACCACCGTGAGGGACGGCAACTTCCATATTCCGCCACCCGCTGATTCAGTCGCTGACTGGCCGTTAGTGGGCAAGTCTGTCTCTGCTTTATGGCTGCAGGCCTCAACCGATCTTCCCGACCTGGCAGCGAAGTACCTGCCGCAGATAAAACATTTCAGCTTGAGTTTCCTGGGCAAACTGGCCGGCGTCGGCATGGGGTTCCTCACCTTTGTCTTTGCATTGATCATCGCCGGCATTTTCATGGCCTATGGCGAGAGCGGCAGGCGCAGTGCGGTACAGATCGCTTCACGCGTCAGCGATCCGGCCAAGGGGCCGAAAATCGCCGAACTGTGTACCGCAACGATCCGTGCGGTCGCGCTGGGGGTGGTCGGCATCGCCTTCATCCAGATGCTGCTGGTGGGCATCGGATTCGTGATCAAGGGTGTCCCCGGCGCCGGTCTGCTCGCCTTGGCGGTGCTGCTGCTCGGCATCATGCAATTACCGGCGACGCTGATTACGCTGCCCGTGATTGCCTTTGTGTTCGCCACCGAAGGGGCCAGCACGGCGACCATCGTCTTCGCCATCTATGTGTTCGTTGCCGGCCTGGTGGATAACGTACTCAAGCCCTTGCTGCTGGGGCGCGGTGTCGATGTGCCGATGCCGGTGGTGTTGATCGGTGCGCTGGGCGGCATGGTCACCAGCGGTATCCTCGGTCTGTTCATCGGCCCGGTGGTGCTTGCGGTCGGCTATCAGTTGTTCTGGCAATGGGTGGAGGATCAGCCGCAGAACAGACCGGACGTCCCGCGGACGTTATGA
- a CDS encoding response regulator transcription factor encodes MAGVTEHVVYVVDDDQGMLDSTVWLLESVGLKALPFTSGVEFLSACDATLDACVLLDVRMPGMGGLNVQEEMRTRELNLPIIFVSGHADVPIVVRAFKAGAHDFIEKPYNEQLLLDSVQQALSNCAANRSGNQGHEALQARLLTLTPRERDVLLPLVQGYTTREIAEQLGVSAKTVDLYRSRVMKRMQANTLPDLVGMAIAAELVDPLKLR; translated from the coding sequence ATGGCAGGTGTGACGGAGCACGTGGTGTATGTGGTCGACGACGATCAAGGCATGCTCGACTCAACGGTCTGGTTATTGGAATCGGTAGGGCTCAAGGCCTTGCCGTTTACCAGTGGCGTGGAGTTTCTCAGTGCTTGTGATGCCACGCTCGATGCCTGCGTGTTGCTCGATGTTCGCATGCCCGGCATGGGCGGTTTGAACGTGCAGGAAGAAATGCGCACACGTGAGCTGAACTTGCCGATCATTTTCGTCAGCGGGCACGCGGATGTGCCGATCGTGGTTCGCGCCTTCAAGGCAGGCGCCCATGACTTCATCGAGAAGCCCTATAACGAGCAATTGCTGCTGGACAGCGTGCAACAGGCGCTAAGCAACTGCGCAGCAAACCGCTCGGGCAATCAGGGTCATGAAGCCTTGCAGGCACGCTTGCTGACATTGACCCCACGGGAGCGCGATGTCTTGCTGCCGCTGGTTCAGGGGTACACCACCCGAGAGATCGCTGAGCAACTGGGCGTGAGCGCAAAAACCGTCGATCTGTATCGCTCTCGGGTGATGAAACGCATGCAGGCCAATACCTTGCCGGACCTGGTGGGCATGGCCATCGCCGCTGAACTGGTCGATCCGCTGAAGCTGCGGTGA